From a single Poseidonibacter antarcticus genomic region:
- the recQ gene encoding DNA helicase RecQ, with the protein MNKKQQILKETFGHDNFRSFQEEVVDDILKKQDVLTILPTGGGKSLCYQLPALLMDGVTVVISPLIALMQDQVKALNDLEISASMISSSQTNDENSFTMQKLLAGELKFVYVAPERFTSNEFVSVLQRININYFVIDEAHCVSGWGHEFRAEYRNLNRLKQFFPDTCIAAFTATATKRVEADIASSLNLVNAKHYRAKTQRDNLEIKVEPRISNGKSQILNFLKSHKGLCGIIYTFTRKEAESTAKFLCDNGYKSKAYHAGLSASVKDEVFNDFVYENVDIVVATIAFGMGIDKSNIRFVIHTSLPKTLENYYQEIGRAGRDGAMSYVYLLYSKGDEVKRKLQIEDAIDNSYKQTGLDKLEAMYRYCVSNNCRHKIIAAYFEDEIDDCATLCDNCTKGEVVQVDVSVDAQKFLSAVYRSEQRFGTNHIIDILRGSKNQKLLEFGHDKLKVYGLGHDKSKNEWVAIADKLIDIQAVNLGEYRVLKLNSLGMEILKGNEKLLIDEDKLGIAVKQEESQEVLSFDEELYEKFRNLRRQMALEYEVPAYVIFGDKTLKEFSSKLPITKEEMLDINGVGLVKFDKYGEKFLNLCIEIKEEFKEKIETRVPLKKLTKTYLETYELIQEGNSLNDIAMKRDLGLTSILSHLTVLSEHEKISPLKKEELLKPLEIPNDIKQWIEKGLEYETMQELRQHLYLYDFLKKM; encoded by the coding sequence ATGAATAAAAAACAACAAATCCTAAAAGAAACATTCGGACATGACAACTTTCGTTCTTTTCAAGAAGAAGTAGTTGATGACATATTAAAAAAGCAAGATGTACTTACAATCCTTCCAACAGGTGGTGGAAAATCACTTTGTTATCAATTACCTGCATTACTTATGGATGGTGTTACAGTTGTAATCTCTCCTCTTATTGCACTTATGCAAGATCAAGTAAAAGCTTTAAATGACCTTGAGATTAGTGCTTCAATGATAAGTTCTTCACAAACAAATGATGAAAACTCTTTTACTATGCAAAAACTTCTAGCAGGTGAGTTAAAGTTTGTATATGTTGCACCTGAGCGATTTACTTCAAATGAGTTTGTAAGTGTATTACAACGTATAAATATTAACTATTTTGTAATAGATGAAGCTCACTGTGTATCTGGATGGGGTCATGAGTTTAGAGCGGAATATAGAAACTTAAATAGACTAAAACAGTTTTTCCCTGATACTTGTATTGCTGCGTTTACTGCGACTGCTACAAAAAGAGTTGAAGCAGATATTGCCTCTTCACTTAATCTTGTAAATGCAAAACATTATAGAGCAAAAACACAAAGAGATAATCTTGAAATAAAAGTCGAACCTCGTATTTCAAATGGAAAATCACAAATATTAAACTTTCTAAAATCACATAAGGGCTTATGTGGAATTATATATACATTTACAAGAAAAGAAGCAGAATCAACAGCTAAGTTTTTATGTGACAATGGATATAAGTCAAAAGCATATCACGCAGGATTAAGTGCAAGTGTTAAAGATGAGGTATTTAATGACTTTGTATATGAAAACGTGGATATAGTAGTTGCTACTATTGCATTTGGTATGGGAATAGATAAATCAAATATTAGATTTGTTATACATACAAGCTTACCAAAAACCTTAGAAAACTATTATCAAGAAATAGGACGAGCAGGAAGAGATGGTGCTATGTCTTATGTATATTTACTTTACTCAAAAGGTGATGAGGTAAAAAGAAAACTTCAAATAGAAGATGCAATTGATAATTCATATAAACAAACAGGACTTGATAAGCTAGAAGCTATGTATAGATACTGTGTTTCAAATAACTGTAGGCATAAAATCATAGCTGCTTATTTTGAAGATGAGATTGATGATTGTGCTACTTTATGTGATAACTGTACTAAAGGTGAAGTTGTACAAGTTGATGTAAGTGTAGATGCTCAAAAGTTCTTAAGTGCTGTATATAGAAGTGAACAACGCTTTGGTACAAATCATATTATAGATATATTAAGAGGTTCAAAAAATCAAAAGCTTTTAGAGTTTGGACATGATAAACTAAAAGTATATGGTTTAGGACATGATAAAAGTAAAAATGAATGGGTAGCAATAGCAGATAAACTAATAGATATACAAGCTGTTAATTTAGGTGAATATAGAGTATTAAAACTAAACTCTCTTGGAATGGAAATATTAAAAGGAAATGAAAAGCTTTTAATTGATGAAGATAAATTAGGAATTGCTGTAAAACAAGAAGAATCACAAGAAGTACTATCTTTTGATGAAGAACTATATGAAAAGTTTAGAAACTTACGAAGACAAATGGCACTTGAATATGAAGTTCCAGCTTATGTAATATTTGGAGATAAAACCTTAAAAGAGTTTAGCTCAAAGTTACCAATTACAAAAGAAGAGATGTTAGATATAAATGGAGTAGGGCTTGTTAAGTTTGATAAGTATGGAGAAAAGTTTTTAAATCTTTGTATTGAGATAAAAGAAGAGTTTAAAGAAAAGATTGAAACAAGAGTACCTTTAAAAAAATTGACAAAAACATATTTAGAAACGTATGAGTTAATACAAGAAGGAAATAGTTTAAATGATATTGCTATGAAAAGAGATTTAGGACTTACAAGTATATTATCTCATCTTACAGTATTAAGCGAACACGAAAAAATATCACCTTTAAAAAAAGAAGAGTTACTTAAACCCTTAGAAATACCAAATGATATAAAACAATGGATAGAAAAAGGTTTGGAGTATGAAACTATGCAAGAGTTAAGACAGCATTTGTATTTATATGATTTTTTGAAAAAAATGTAA
- a CDS encoding DMT family transporter: MIKTKLYELRADLLLLSVAIAWGVTFLMVQEAIDSTPVYSFLFFRFGLASILMFFIAYKYLNQINKETIFFGIILGSILFSAFATQTFGLSYTKSSIVAFITGLNVICVPFLAYFIFKDHVRRNVFIASIIAVIGLYLLTMSGKLTLGYGEFLTLICAFLFALHIIFTGKFSKEVNVYLLVLFQLITVSILSLSFSLVLDDTTFDLEYDYTFFKAVIVTAVFATVYAFLIQTYMQQFTTATKTAVIFTMEPVSASVYGYFAGGEILTNIQIIGAILIISATLVAEVKLNKKIKKI, from the coding sequence ATGATAAAAACAAAACTATATGAATTAAGAGCTGATTTATTGCTTTTAAGTGTTGCTATTGCATGGGGTGTTACATTTTTAATGGTTCAAGAAGCTATTGATTCAACTCCTGTTTATTCTTTTTTATTTTTTAGATTTGGTCTTGCTTCAATTTTAATGTTTTTTATTGCTTATAAATATTTAAATCAGATAAATAAAGAAACAATTTTCTTTGGAATCATATTAGGTTCTATATTATTCTCAGCATTTGCAACGCAAACATTTGGATTATCTTATACAAAAAGTTCTATTGTTGCATTTATTACAGGGCTAAATGTAATTTGTGTGCCATTTCTAGCATATTTTATATTTAAAGATCATGTAAGAAGAAATGTATTTATTGCATCAATTATTGCAGTAATTGGATTATATTTACTTACAATGTCTGGAAAATTAACTTTAGGCTATGGCGAGTTTTTAACACTTATATGTGCTTTTCTTTTTGCATTACATATTATATTTACAGGAAAATTTTCAAAAGAGGTAAATGTTTACTTATTAGTTTTGTTTCAATTAATAACAGTATCCATACTATCTCTTAGCTTTTCACTTGTATTAGATGATACTACTTTTGATTTAGAATATGACTATACATTTTTTAAAGCAGTAATTGTAACAGCAGTTTTTGCAACTGTATATGCTTTTTTAATACAAACATATATGCAACAATTTACAACAGCAACTAAAACTGCAGTAATTTTTACAATGGAACCTGTAAGTGCTTCTGTTTATGGATATTTTGCAGGTGGTGAAATACTTACTAATATACAAATTATAGGTGCAATTCTTATTATATCTGCTACATTAGTTGCAGAAGTAAAATTAAATAAAAAAATAAAAAAAATCTAA
- a CDS encoding amino acid ABC transporter permease, which produces MAKKQALSENKTLGHFLALMFFVAIGYFFYIASSNMNYVWKWNSVPKYFVYEETHSIEALTDGKLVFEYNKYFIQGDDRVELKDLDSSFSFDYKVGEDVYEGDVIASKSEMMPGPVLSGLWVTLKISFFAMILTLIIGIIVALMKLSSMIFLRDIATVYITIVRGTPLLVQIFLFYFIVANIFELERFVAGILSLGIFFGAYMAEILRGAIQSIDKGQLEAAKSLGISNFQAMRYIILPQAFKRALPTLVGETIALVKDSSLVSVISITDLTKVGKEIVANTFSPFETWIVIALLYLCITSSLSYIGHRIEKNMTAKGGMS; this is translated from the coding sequence ATGGCTAAAAAACAAGCATTATCAGAAAATAAAACATTAGGGCATTTTCTTGCCTTGATGTTTTTTGTTGCAATAGGGTATTTCTTTTATATAGCTTCATCAAATATGAATTATGTTTGGAAATGGAATAGTGTTCCAAAATATTTTGTTTATGAAGAGACTCATTCAATTGAGGCTTTAACAGATGGAAAACTAGTATTCGAATATAATAAATACTTTATTCAAGGTGATGATAGAGTAGAATTAAAAGATTTAGATAGTAGTTTCTCATTTGATTATAAAGTTGGAGAAGATGTTTATGAAGGTGATGTAATTGCATCTAAATCTGAGATGATGCCAGGTCCTGTTTTATCTGGACTTTGGGTAACTTTAAAAATCTCATTTTTTGCAATGATTTTAACGTTAATAATAGGTATTATAGTCGCACTTATGAAGTTGTCTTCTATGATTTTTTTACGTGATATTGCAACTGTTTATATTACTATTGTAAGAGGAACACCTCTGCTTGTTCAAATATTTTTATTCTACTTTATAGTTGCAAATATTTTTGAACTTGAAAGATTTGTTGCAGGTATTTTATCTCTTGGTATTTTCTTTGGTGCTTATATGGCTGAGATTTTAAGAGGTGCAATTCAATCAATTGACAAAGGTCAACTTGAAGCTGCTAAATCTCTTGGTATTTCAAACTTTCAAGCTATGAGATATATTATCTTACCACAAGCTTTTAAACGTGCTTTACCAACACTTGTTGGTGAAACAATTGCACTTGTAAAAGATTCATCTTTGGTATCTGTTATTTCTATTACAGATTTAACAAAAGTAGGTAAAGAAATTGTTGCAAATACTTTTTCTCCCTTTGAAACTTGGATTGTAATTGCACTTTTATATTTATGTATTACATCATCATTAAGTTATATTGGACATAGAATCGAAAAAAATATGACCGCAAAAGGTGGAATGTCATAG
- a CDS encoding amino acid ABC transporter ATP-binding protein, whose protein sequence is MISMSKINKFYDDFHVLKNIDFSVKKGEIVVVCGPSGSGKSTLIRCINGLEDIDDGTILVDNIDIHASKKNLKEIRSEVGMVFQHFNLFPHLTILENITLAQNLVKKRSKKEAIQIAKDLLEKVKLSDKADSYPGDLSGGQKQRVAIARSLAMKPKVILFDEPTSALDPETIGDVLSVMKDLAEENFTIVCVTHEMGFAKEVGDRIVFMDHGTIVEENTPEEFFNNPKSERAQKFLKEILTH, encoded by the coding sequence ATAATTTCAATGAGTAAGATTAATAAGTTTTATGATGATTTCCATGTTTTAAAAAATATTGATTTTTCTGTAAAAAAAGGTGAGATAGTTGTAGTATGTGGACCATCAGGTTCAGGTAAATCTACATTAATTAGATGTATAAATGGACTTGAAGATATTGATGATGGAACTATTTTAGTTGACAATATTGATATTCATGCAAGTAAAAAGAATTTAAAAGAAATTAGAAGTGAAGTTGGAATGGTATTCCAACATTTTAATCTTTTCCCACATCTAACTATTTTAGAAAATATAACGCTTGCACAAAATCTTGTAAAGAAAAGATCTAAAAAAGAAGCTATACAAATCGCAAAAGATTTACTAGAAAAAGTAAAACTAAGTGATAAGGCAGATTCTTATCCAGGTGATTTATCAGGTGGACAAAAACAAAGAGTTGCAATAGCAAGATCATTGGCTATGAAACCAAAAGTAATACTTTTTGATGAGCCAACTTCCGCACTTGACCCTGAAACAATTGGGGATGTTTTATCTGTTATGAAAGATTTAGCAGAAGAAAATTTTACTATTGTTTGTGTTACTCATGAAATGGGTTTTGCAAAAGAAGTAGGAGATAGAATAGTATTTATGGATCATGGAACAATTGTAGAGGAAAATACTCCAGAAGAGTTTTTTAATAATCCAAAAAGTGAAAGAGCACAAAAGTTTCTAAAAGAAATTTTAACGCACTAG
- a CDS encoding class I SAM-dependent methyltransferase, with translation MNYEDIDFNDLYVKQKALTSFRAKGKNAWDEKAVSMNKRVHKSIYNEQFLEQIDLIKINSVLDIGCGVGNLSLLLAKRVKDVYSLDYSPVMLEILEENAKEQNIENINIINKSWYDSWADIPNADLVIASRSMEVKDMKEALIKLNDKANKKVVLSYKKGGSFVSEEILDVMQRDIIRKPDYIYVLNILYQMGINASVNFIQSEGRNTIYTSKEKFIQSVSWSIDGLSSDEVKRLENYYDSLDLNKKQEKDYAYWAVISWDKKSL, from the coding sequence ATGAATTATGAAGATATAGATTTTAATGACTTATATGTAAAACAAAAAGCACTTACTTCATTTAGAGCAAAAGGGAAAAATGCTTGGGATGAAAAAGCTGTTTCTATGAATAAAAGAGTTCATAAATCAATATATAATGAACAGTTTTTAGAACAAATTGATTTAATCAAAATAAATAGTGTTTTAGATATTGGATGTGGAGTAGGAAATTTATCTTTATTATTAGCAAAGAGGGTAAAAGATGTTTATAGTTTAGATTATTCTCCTGTAATGCTTGAAATATTAGAAGAGAATGCAAAAGAGCAAAACATAGAAAATATAAATATCATAAATAAATCTTGGTACGATTCTTGGGCTGATATTCCAAATGCTGATTTAGTAATTGCTTCACGATCTATGGAAGTAAAAGATATGAAAGAAGCTTTAATAAAGTTAAATGACAAAGCAAATAAAAAAGTAGTGCTTAGCTATAAAAAAGGTGGTTCATTTGTAAGTGAAGAGATTTTAGATGTAATGCAGCGAGATATTATAAGAAAGCCTGATTATATTTATGTGTTAAATATTTTATATCAAATGGGAATAAATGCGAGTGTTAATTTTATTCAAAGTGAAGGACGAAATACTATTTATACATCAAAAGAAAAATTTATCCAAAGTGTTTCTTGGAGTATTGATGGATTAAGTTCTGATGAGGTTAAAAGATTAGAAAATTATTATGATAGTTTAGATTTAAATAAAAAACAAGAAAAAGATTATGCTTATTGGGCTGTTATTTCTTGGGATAAAAAGAGTTTATAA
- a CDS encoding MotA/TolQ/ExbB proton channel family protein, translating into MLTNEDFIDLNSKFYTTCRPVARIFNLLTIPTFLFALIILGYLELFPLKVEIHSVILIGFIYFIYLFFIKHNAYYVSCKFKTQYQELIFNLKNYINANLLAIGDTTKANGSADDFLKDYTSNIRNTNFSSIASGVFPTLGILGTFISIAYSMPDFSSGTSSALEKEISLLLGGVGTAFYVSIYGIFLSLWWTFFEKIGMSRFEHDCLIIRENTKSFFWTKIDIESINIKNNLENFKRMTDIFEQITSKDILDNINESIEKRVSILEDILEKETELSSSISQNIRNNEELSDNIKTMTLSISSSIASFEVQKQLHQTSTQDLNKNIGNLSKTLDNLSAKNLQEIYLNIIQSIETMKNETDKIGWKFHKELDEYDSKFSQRLTNSLESIDEQTVKIIEDLQEFKELSK; encoded by the coding sequence ATGTTAACAAACGAAGACTTTATAGATTTAAACTCAAAATTTTATACTACTTGTAGACCAGTAGCTCGGATATTTAATCTTCTTACTATTCCTACATTTTTATTTGCTTTAATTATTTTAGGTTATTTAGAACTTTTTCCTTTAAAAGTTGAGATTCATAGTGTTATTTTGATTGGCTTTATTTATTTTATTTACTTATTTTTTATAAAACATAATGCTTATTATGTTTCTTGTAAGTTTAAAACTCAATATCAAGAATTGATTTTTAATTTAAAAAACTATATCAATGCAAATCTTCTTGCAATTGGTGATACTACAAAAGCAAATGGTAGTGCTGATGACTTTTTGAAAGATTATACTAGCAATATTAGGAATACAAATTTTTCATCTATTGCATCTGGTGTATTTCCTACACTTGGTATTTTGGGTACTTTTATCTCAATTGCTTATAGTATGCCTGACTTTTCTTCTGGTACTTCTAGTGCTTTAGAAAAAGAGATTTCACTTTTATTAGGTGGAGTTGGTACTGCTTTTTATGTTTCTATTTATGGTATTTTTTTATCTTTATGGTGGACTTTCTTTGAAAAAATTGGAATGAGTAGGTTTGAGCATGATTGTTTAATTATTAGAGAAAATACAAAATCATTCTTTTGGACAAAGATTGATATTGAATCAATAAATATCAAAAATAATCTTGAAAATTTCAAAAGAATGACTGATATTTTTGAGCAAATTACATCAAAAGATATTTTGGACAATATCAATGAATCAATAGAAAAAAGAGTTTCTATACTTGAAGATATTTTGGAAAAAGAAACTGAATTATCTTCAAGTATTTCTCAAAATATCAGAAATAATGAAGAGTTATCAGATAATATAAAAACAATGACTTTAAGTATTAGTTCATCTATTGCAAGCTTTGAAGTTCAAAAACAACTACACCAAACAAGTACACAAGATTTAAATAAAAATATTGGAAACCTAAGTAAGACTTTGGATAATTTAAGTGCTAAAAATTTACAAGAAATATATCTTAATATCATACAAAGTATTGAAACTATGAAAAACGAAACAGATAAGATTGGATGGAAGTTTCATAAAGAATTAGATGAATATGATTCAAAATTTAGTCAAAGACTAACAAATTCTTTAGAATCAATTGATGAGCAAACTGTTAAAATAATAGAAGATTTACAAGAGTTCAAAGAACTTTCTAAGTAG
- a CDS encoding glycosyltransferase family 4 protein, whose amino-acid sequence MQKFLYITDQDEYTEHSFIGPLFEKYLNKHFDINIIYFSHHKEDSEIKDGNKFIIPNKYRNDIISQLEKNNINLNDYAYITVRNDAAILKDVIKKRHQYNYKVGFRLSFPKRIAKLQIDEANNKKSFFDIINNKVQTYKETSLINECDIFLPTSRQMRDDYLKDVKTRTFVIPSAIDPDLIQQNIHHKGEEKRFFYAGTLDKLREFETVLKAFSQIPSDRFKLMVSTKDPQYAKEMFDKYPELTNSIEIYEAKTRQDLIKLIAKADIGLAPLPNIELFNSSTPMKILDYYSSAIPCVMTNNENNNSIFTDDENAWLCDFTQDAIREKLEYIINLSKDEITLVGENGQKRLLDVRNYDRIAADLAHQLNIL is encoded by the coding sequence ATGCAAAAGTTTTTATATATTACAGACCAAGATGAATATACAGAACACAGTTTTATAGGTCCCTTATTTGAAAAATATTTAAATAAACATTTTGATATTAATATAATATATTTTTCACATCATAAAGAGGATTCTGAAATTAAGGATGGTAATAAATTTATTATTCCAAATAAATATAGAAATGATATAATTTCTCAATTAGAAAAAAATAATATAAATCTAAATGACTATGCTTATATTACAGTTAGAAATGATGCAGCTATTTTAAAAGATGTAATCAAAAAAAGACATCAATATAATTATAAAGTTGGTTTTAGATTATCTTTCCCAAAAAGAATTGCAAAATTACAAATAGATGAAGCAAACAATAAAAAGAGTTTCTTTGATATTATTAACAACAAAGTACAGACATATAAAGAAACATCTTTAATAAACGAATGTGATATTTTCCTTCCAACTTCTAGACAAATGAGAGATGATTATTTAAAAGATGTAAAAACAAGAACATTTGTAATCCCTTCTGCTATTGACCCGGATTTAATACAACAGAATATTCATCATAAAGGTGAAGAAAAAAGATTTTTCTATGCAGGTACACTTGATAAATTAAGAGAATTTGAAACAGTACTAAAAGCTTTTAGCCAAATACCTAGTGATAGATTTAAATTAATGGTATCAACAAAAGATCCACAATATGCAAAAGAAATGTTTGATAAATATCCTGAACTTACAAATAGTATTGAAATATATGAAGCTAAAACAAGACAAGATTTAATCAAACTTATTGCAAAAGCAGATATTGGTTTAGCACCTTTACCAAATATTGAACTTTTTAATAGCTCAACACCAATGAAAATATTAGATTATTATTCAAGTGCAATTCCTTGTGTAATGACAAATAATGAAAATAATAATTCAATTTTTACAGATGATGAAAATGCTTGGTTATGTGACTTTACGCAAGATGCTATAAGAGAAAAACTAGAATATATAATAAATCTTTCAAAAGATGAAATTACACTAGTAGGTGAAAATGGTCAAAAAAGATTATTAGATGTTAGAAACTACGATAGAATTGCAGCTGATTTAGCTCATCAATTAAATATATTATAA
- a CDS encoding transporter substrate-binding domain-containing protein yields MRNLVKKFLVAVFAISTLFVANSSADDIELWKKSTLNQIIQKGELRVGMEPGYMPFEMKDKKGRIIGYDVDMAKKMAKEMGVKLKLVPTSWDGIIAGLLTGKYDIIMSGMTITQQRNLKVNFANPYVVVGQTIMIRKELAGKIKTAADLDKPEYTVVTKLGVTGEIATKKFFKKAKIITFETESDAASEVLNGKADGMVYDQPYNILFMSNKGKDKLVHLDNPLTYEPLGWAIRKGDPDFLNWLNNFLTQIKGDKVVDFHEKLNNKWLRDTSWLKRVQ; encoded by the coding sequence ATGAGAAATTTAGTTAAAAAGTTTTTAGTAGCAGTATTTGCTATTAGCACATTGTTTGTTGCAAATTCATCTGCAGATGATATTGAGTTGTGGAAAAAGTCTACATTAAACCAAATCATACAAAAAGGTGAATTAAGAGTTGGTATGGAACCTGGTTATATGCCATTTGAAATGAAAGATAAAAAAGGTCGAATCATAGGTTATGATGTTGATATGGCTAAAAAAATGGCAAAAGAAATGGGTGTTAAATTAAAACTTGTTCCTACTTCATGGGATGGTATTATTGCAGGTTTATTAACTGGTAAATATGATATTATTATGTCAGGGATGACTATTACTCAACAAAGAAACTTAAAAGTTAACTTTGCAAATCCTTATGTAGTTGTTGGTCAAACAATCATGATTAGAAAAGAATTAGCTGGAAAAATTAAAACTGCTGCAGATTTAGATAAACCAGAATATACAGTTGTTACTAAATTAGGTGTAACAGGTGAAATTGCTACTAAAAAATTCTTTAAAAAAGCAAAAATTATTACTTTTGAAACAGAATCAGATGCTGCATCTGAAGTTTTAAATGGTAAAGCAGATGGTATGGTTTATGATCAACCATATAATATTTTATTTATGTCTAATAAAGGAAAAGATAAATTAGTTCATTTAGATAATCCTTTAACTTATGAACCATTAGGTTGGGCAATAAGAAAAGGTGATCCTGATTTCTTAAATTGGTTAAATAATTTCTTAACACAAATTAAAGGTGATAAAGTTGTTGATTTCCATGAAAAATTAAATAACAAATGGTTAAGAGATACTTCTTGGTTAAAAAGAGTTCAGTAA
- a CDS encoding OmpA family protein, which translates to MYNKEQNNNSDENFWISYADLMAGLLFVFILVIGAIIIKYLYTQNDLQVIKTDLEKEKLALNLSEEELSNKKKKIDEINEKVKTLQDEKVHLAFKLAKSQNMFDKTKDELEKQKEQSKELSDILNKKSSDLALSLEQIEKITAILENKETIIKEKTEVLALKSDEMEKLKALLLGFEVKTKEYEEQNASLNTQLKNRKNTITLKDEELAMLQKKLLTQSNEHQKLVEEFDITKLKIKHLTGIKLNVISQLREKLGKLINIDEKSGAIKFSSNILFDQGEYKIKEESKKELSLILEKYLNALLKDKNIRKYIQSITIEGHTNSDGSYLSNLQLSQKRALEVMQFLYESNIVDKNLISKYVNSSGRSFSNLIYKNGVEDKDNSRRIEIKFTVKNENAIKELQNFLGDKKGNNK; encoded by the coding sequence ATGTATAATAAAGAACAAAACAATAATAGCGATGAAAACTTTTGGATATCTTATGCAGATTTAATGGCTGGTTTGCTTTTTGTATTTATTCTTGTAATTGGTGCAATCATTATCAAATATTTATATACACAAAATGATTTACAAGTAATTAAAACAGATTTAGAAAAAGAAAAACTTGCACTAAATTTAAGTGAAGAAGAGCTTTCAAATAAAAAGAAAAAAATTGATGAAATAAATGAAAAAGTAAAAACACTACAAGATGAAAAAGTTCATTTAGCATTTAAACTAGCAAAATCTCAAAATATGTTTGATAAAACAAAAGATGAATTAGAAAAACAAAAAGAACAATCAAAAGAGTTATCAGATATTTTAAATAAAAAAAGTTCTGATTTAGCACTATCTTTAGAACAAATTGAAAAGATCACTGCTATTTTAGAAAATAAAGAAACTATTATTAAAGAAAAAACAGAAGTTTTAGCTCTAAAATCAGATGAAATGGAAAAACTAAAAGCATTATTATTAGGCTTTGAAGTTAAAACAAAAGAGTATGAAGAACAAAATGCTAGTCTAAATACCCAACTTAAAAATAGAAAAAATACAATTACTTTAAAAGATGAAGAACTAGCAATGCTTCAAAAGAAACTTTTAACTCAAAGTAATGAACATCAAAAACTTGTAGAAGAGTTTGATATTACAAAATTAAAAATCAAACATTTAACAGGAATTAAATTAAATGTAATCTCACAACTTAGAGAAAAACTTGGAAAATTAATTAATATTGATGAAAAAAGTGGAGCTATTAAATTTTCTTCAAATATTTTATTTGATCAAGGTGAATATAAAATAAAAGAAGAATCAAAAAAAGAACTTAGCTTAATTTTAGAAAAATACCTAAATGCTCTACTTAAAGATAAGAATATTAGAAAATATATTCAAAGTATCACAATAGAAGGACATACAAATAGTGATGGTTCATACCTAAGTAACTTACAACTTTCACAAAAAAGAGCCTTAGAAGTTATGCAGTTTTTATATGAATCAAATATTGTAGATAAAAATCTAATTAGTAAATATGTTAATTCAAGTGGAAGGTCTTTTTCAAATCTTATTTATAAAAATGGTGTAGAAGATAAAGATAATTCAAGAAGAATTGAAATCAAATTTACAGTCAAAAATGAAAATGCAATAAAGGAACTTCAAAACTTTTTAGGAGATAAGAAGGGAAATAATAAATGA
- a CDS encoding AbiH family protein has translation MKILIIGNGFDLNLGLKTSYKDFIQSEHFKDLVAKKNNMAEYFNEKNELNNWVDIENELTNYSIKVKNKNLDIEDNFNEIRLSLMNYLKEAQEKDINQDSKAFEILKKEIDKVDTIFNFNYTNSVFKVSEILNIQNIENKHCYIHGSIEGKDIIFGVEDKARIGDEEHIFLKKAYNKNYGKHNIKKEFNRENEIIIFGHSIGITDSSYFEDYINQRSIDNIQSKFKFYYYGESGWKEMMKIVDKYTYGSLTEFRANNFIHIDSSI, from the coding sequence ATGAAAATATTAATTATAGGTAATGGATTTGATTTGAACTTAGGTCTTAAGACAAGTTACAAAGATTTTATTCAAAGTGAACATTTTAAAGATTTAGTTGCAAAAAAAAATAATATGGCTGAATATTTTAATGAAAAAAATGAATTAAATAATTGGGTTGATATTGAAAATGAATTAACTAACTATTCAATAAAAGTTAAAAATAAAAACTTAGATATAGAAGATAATTTTAATGAAATAAGATTATCTTTAATGAATTATTTAAAAGAAGCACAAGAAAAAGATATAAATCAAGATTCAAAAGCATTTGAAATATTAAAAAAAGAGATTGATAAGGTAGATACTATTTTTAACTTTAACTATACAAATTCAGTATTTAAAGTTTCAGAAATTTTAAATATTCAAAATATAGAAAATAAACATTGCTATATTCATGGGTCAATAGAAGGAAAAGATATTATTTTTGGTGTAGAGGATAAGGCAAGAATAGGTGATGAAGAACATATTTTCTTAAAAAAAGCTTATAATAAAAATTATGGGAAACATAATATAAAAAAAGAATTTAATCGAGAAAATGAGATTATAATTTTTGGTCACTCAATTGGAATAACAGACAGCTCATATTTTGAAGACTATATTAATCAAAGATCAATTGATAACATTCAATCAAAATTTAAATTCTATTATTATGGCGAATCAGGATGGAAAGAAATGATGAAAATAGTTGATAAATATACGTATGGTAGCTTAACTGAATTTAGAGCAAATAATTTTATACATATTGATTCATCAATATAA